The Metabacillus litoralis genome contains a region encoding:
- a CDS encoding 8-amino-7-oxononanoate synthase, which produces MKYVLTLFTAISLAIIFTFSPVQAAYLSEYDQYVEVSYEDARYIADLFGMKNIPLGDKTASISFQVQEDIIQKIENRLDMEIDHYYIWLTINGQPVLAIDPPVPMF; this is translated from the coding sequence ATGAAATATGTGTTAACTTTATTTACAGCAATCTCTCTAGCCATCATTTTTACCTTTTCTCCTGTTCAAGCTGCATACTTATCAGAATATGATCAGTATGTTGAAGTTTCATATGAGGATGCCAGATATATTGCTGATCTATTTGGTATGAAAAATATACCTTTAGGTGATAAAACAGCTTCGATAAGCTTTCAAGTACAAGAAGATATCATTCAAAAAATAGAAAATCGCTTAGATATGGAAATTGATCATTATTATATTTGGCTAACAATAAATGGACAACCTGTTCTAGCAATAGACCCTCCTGTCCCAATGTTTTAA
- a CDS encoding DUF294 nucleotidyltransferase-like domain-containing protein — MSNLVYTELKHLLKDYYPFTLLTDFQLQEMTDKATQATFAQNEFIFHEDEDADHIDIYFLVSGLAKNILHQSNGKQLSLRYYYPGDIIGLMVMFTSGELEFSVQALEDCTVFKLNKRHFFEIMTRNNDFSKVIWESIGERTKSLYDEMKNKATHDDEENVHLLKTRVKTLMNQPILIQPHLTMDKAAQLLDEKNVSGLIVNDEQLKMKGIITNKEILKYASQPSSSNLVSDWMNKQPYYVEADAFAFEALSYIKNKANEFIPVIHNGSAIGVLTSRSFLNLENSSYLDLTYNVKNSRSINTLLQQSSLVNTTLQSFVQELVEKESYAYEVSEVITNHNDNIHRQIIKLAENEMKAEGYGTPPINYCFIIMGSQARHEQGFHTDQDNGVILTNYYHLPNRSNIDEYFKKFTQKINHYLSLAGFPECTGGIMAKESKWRKSLSEWKREIQTWKDELDAQEIQNFTMFYDFRPIFGDFSLAEEIRDFLTNKAKKSKTLQQLLMKDALRFKIPAHPLGIINLKQKNKKINVKKTGLTQIIYSTRINAIKYGVNEVSTVKRLNELRKVQAMHPRDVENAKTALHYLHYFRLQQNLNQLENNQDVSNEINVYELSKEDRIKLKEALQVAHRMQQVTKISFNRNRVV, encoded by the coding sequence GTGTCTAACTTGGTATATACAGAATTAAAGCATCTTTTGAAAGATTACTACCCATTTACATTGTTAACAGATTTTCAGTTACAAGAAATGACCGATAAAGCTACACAAGCGACCTTTGCTCAAAATGAATTTATTTTTCACGAAGATGAAGATGCTGATCATATTGATATCTATTTTTTAGTATCTGGGCTAGCGAAAAATATTTTACATCAATCAAATGGAAAGCAGTTATCACTACGTTACTATTATCCTGGAGACATTATTGGATTAATGGTTATGTTCACAAGTGGTGAGTTAGAGTTTTCTGTTCAAGCATTAGAAGATTGTACGGTTTTCAAGCTGAACAAGCGTCATTTTTTTGAAATTATGACCCGAAACAACGATTTTTCAAAGGTCATTTGGGAAAGTATTGGAGAAAGAACAAAGTCCTTATATGATGAGATGAAAAACAAAGCAACCCATGATGACGAGGAAAATGTACACTTATTAAAAACACGTGTGAAAACACTAATGAATCAACCTATTCTTATTCAACCTCACCTTACAATGGATAAAGCAGCACAGCTTTTAGATGAGAAGAATGTTTCAGGATTAATTGTGAATGATGAACAATTAAAAATGAAAGGAATTATCACCAATAAGGAAATATTAAAATATGCATCCCAGCCATCTTCCTCTAATTTAGTTTCAGACTGGATGAACAAGCAGCCATATTATGTTGAGGCTGATGCGTTTGCATTTGAAGCTCTTTCTTATATTAAAAATAAAGCAAATGAGTTTATTCCTGTTATTCATAATGGGAGTGCGATCGGAGTATTAACCAGTCGTTCATTCCTTAATCTTGAAAATTCCAGCTACTTAGATTTAACCTATAATGTAAAAAATTCAAGATCAATTAATACTCTCTTACAGCAAAGTTCTTTAGTGAATACTACGTTACAATCGTTTGTTCAAGAGCTTGTTGAAAAGGAAAGTTACGCTTATGAAGTATCTGAAGTAATCACAAATCATAATGATAATATTCATAGACAAATTATTAAACTAGCAGAAAATGAGATGAAAGCAGAGGGCTATGGAACTCCGCCAATTAACTACTGTTTTATCATAATGGGAAGTCAAGCACGACACGAACAAGGATTTCACACAGACCAAGATAATGGTGTTATTTTAACAAATTATTATCACCTACCTAATCGTTCTAACATTGATGAATATTTTAAAAAATTCACTCAAAAAATTAATCATTATTTAAGTTTAGCTGGTTTCCCTGAATGTACAGGTGGAATTATGGCGAAAGAGTCTAAATGGAGAAAGTCTTTATCAGAATGGAAAAGAGAAATTCAAACATGGAAAGATGAACTTGATGCTCAAGAAATTCAAAATTTCACGATGTTTTATGATTTTAGACCAATTTTTGGTGATTTTTCCCTTGCTGAAGAAATAAGAGACTTTCTTACAAACAAAGCTAAAAAGTCAAAAACCTTACAACAATTATTAATGAAGGATGCTCTTCGATTTAAGATTCCTGCACATCCTCTAGGTATTATAAATTTAAAGCAAAAAAACAAAAAAATTAATGTTAAAAAGACAGGATTAACACAAATTATTTACTCAACAAGAATTAATGCCATTAAATATGGAGTCAATGAGGTAAGCACGGTGAAACGTCTTAATGAATTAAGAAAAGTTCAAGCCATGCATCCACGTGATGTTGAAAATGCTAAAACAGCACTTCACTATTTACATTATTTTCGATTGCAGCAAAACCTTAATCAGCTTGAAAACAATCAAGATGTTTCAAATGAAATTAATGTGTATGAGCTTTCAAAAGAGGATCGAATAAAGCTAAAGGAAGCACTGCAGGTTGCTCATCGTATGCAGCAAGTAACCAAGATTAGCTTTAATCGAAATCGGGTGGTGTAG
- a CDS encoding peptidylprolyl isomerase translates to MKIKSVLSIIFLVMLIVGGCGTNEQSQPDKDDVKQPAQEIEDNPIATITMENNDTIKVELYPNIAPNTVNNFISLAESGFYDGLIFHRVIPGFMIQGGDPEGRGTGGPGYAIKGEFESNGVDNELNHERGVLSMARSQDPDSAGSQFFIMVAEATHLDGEYAAFGKVTEGMDAVDKIVNVEKDNQDKPLEDQKIKQVTVETFGVEFPEPEKIE, encoded by the coding sequence ATGAAAATTAAAAGTGTATTAAGTATTATCTTTTTAGTCATGCTCATTGTTGGTGGCTGTGGTACAAATGAACAAAGTCAACCTGATAAGGATGATGTAAAACAACCAGCACAAGAAATTGAAGACAATCCAATTGCTACTATTACAATGGAGAATAATGATACGATTAAGGTGGAGTTATATCCAAATATTGCTCCAAATACGGTAAATAATTTTATTTCCCTTGCTGAATCAGGCTTTTATGATGGACTTATCTTTCATCGGGTGATACCAGGTTTTATGATTCAAGGAGGAGACCCTGAAGGTCGAGGTACTGGTGGACCTGGTTATGCAATTAAAGGTGAGTTTGAATCTAATGGAGTTGACAATGAGTTAAACCATGAAAGAGGTGTTCTTTCAATGGCGAGATCTCAAGACCCCGATTCAGCAGGTTCTCAATTCTTTATTATGGTTGCTGAAGCTACACATTTGGATGGTGAGTATGCTGCATTCGGTAAAGTAACAGAAGGAATGGACGCAGTCGATAAGATCGTAAATGTGGAAAAGGATAATCAGGACAAGCCTCTTGAAGATCAAAAAATTAAGCAAGTTACAGTTGAAACATTTGGGGTTGAATTTCCAGAACCGGAAAAAATAGAGTAG
- a CDS encoding 3'-5' exonuclease translates to MPDDIKILKYLFWDQLFFKHRMNKMVQLPEYDHALTSTEQFLESQKGLMNKDLSSCTFTIFDLETTGFFPNMGDEIISIGAIKVKNFEILYDEAFYTIMKPINKIPKTVEELTGLSGEILTKAESFPVGISKFLDYCKGSILVAHPATFDIEFMKTVLNQWNFPDFSVDFLDSHLIANDLFTEERNYLDNLIERFNISERERHHALNDAVMTANVFIKLLQHYDHSVIRNPKQLLDKIEENDTVNEGYS, encoded by the coding sequence TTGCCAGATGATATAAAGATATTAAAATATTTATTTTGGGATCAATTATTCTTTAAACACCGTATGAACAAAATGGTTCAGCTTCCAGAATATGATCATGCCCTTACTTCAACTGAACAATTTTTAGAAAGTCAGAAAGGATTAATGAATAAAGATTTAAGCTCCTGTACGTTTACAATTTTTGATCTTGAAACAACTGGATTTTTTCCAAACATGGGGGATGAAATTATTTCAATCGGGGCAATTAAAGTAAAAAACTTTGAAATATTATATGATGAGGCATTTTATACGATTATGAAACCAATTAATAAAATTCCGAAAACAGTTGAAGAACTAACAGGATTATCGGGAGAGATCTTAACAAAAGCCGAATCATTTCCTGTTGGCATAAGTAAATTTCTTGACTATTGCAAAGGAAGTATTTTGGTTGCCCACCCTGCTACATTCGATATAGAGTTTATGAAAACAGTTCTTAATCAATGGAATTTTCCGGATTTCTCAGTGGATTTTCTTGACTCCCATTTGATCGCAAATGACTTATTTACAGAAGAAAGAAATTATTTAGATAATCTCATAGAGCGTTTTAATATATCAGAGCGCGAACGACATCATGCTTTAAATGACGCTGTTATGACCGCTAATGTTTTTATCAAACTTCTACAGCATTATGATCATTCCGTTATAAGAAACCCAAAACAATTATTAGATAAAATCGAAGAAAACGATACAGTTAATGAGGGTTACTCTTAA
- a CDS encoding HD domain-containing phosphohydrolase, with amino-acid sequence MTEFANKNDFIESVQMKGLTISLLASGDQTEIIHHQLEPNTRWALEPEAGWHALEYLFVIVGQLRLQMDDGSFKTYKAGDSFYRSPITKHYVFQSIGPTEFIYVTSQPIFHRYSQVSRQLANLAVSIEEKDGYTGDHCARIANLAMKVGEKIGLNSNDLLQLNMASFFHDVGKVRIPLNILQKPGKLTADEWEIMMKHTIYGRMILEETKLPILVNAGKIVEQHHERFDGKGYPYGLSKEEIDIKASIISVVDAYDAITSDRSYQKARSKEEAVREIKKNKGTLYHPEIVDVFAHLQL; translated from the coding sequence ATGACTGAATTCGCAAATAAAAATGACTTCATCGAGTCGGTTCAGATGAAGGGCTTAACCATTTCACTGCTTGCATCAGGAGATCAAACGGAAATTATTCACCATCAGCTAGAACCTAATACAAGATGGGCGCTTGAACCTGAAGCTGGCTGGCATGCACTCGAGTATTTGTTTGTAATTGTAGGTCAATTAAGGCTACAAATGGATGATGGTAGCTTTAAAACCTATAAAGCCGGTGATTCTTTTTACCGTTCGCCAATTACTAAGCATTATGTATTCCAATCTATTGGTCCTACTGAATTTATCTATGTTACGTCGCAGCCTATTTTTCATCGCTATAGTCAGGTATCAAGACAATTGGCTAATCTTGCCGTTTCTATAGAGGAAAAAGATGGATATACAGGGGATCATTGTGCAAGAATTGCAAACCTGGCTATGAAGGTTGGAGAAAAAATAGGTTTAAATTCAAACGACTTATTACAACTGAACATGGCTTCTTTTTTTCATGATGTTGGAAAAGTAAGAATACCACTGAACATTCTTCAAAAACCAGGGAAACTAACTGCCGATGAGTGGGAAATTATGATGAAGCACACAATTTATGGAAGAATGATATTGGAAGAAACAAAATTGCCGATATTAGTAAATGCCGGTAAAATTGTTGAGCAGCATCATGAGCGTTTCGATGGAAAAGGGTATCCATATGGATTATCTAAGGAAGAGATTGATATTAAAGCTTCAATTATATCAGTGGTTGATGCATATGATGCCATTACTAGTGATCGATCATATCAAAAAGCTCGTTCAAAGGAAGAAGCAGTTCGTGAAATAAAGAAAAACAAAGGTACTCTTTATCATCCTGAAATTGTAGATGTGTTTGCTCATTTACAGCTATAA
- a CDS encoding YitT family protein, with protein sequence MNITKKLILVLVGLVLTSLGIKLLSDNNLTFGGTAGIATILSYLTTFSWGSLFFIVNLPFFIISIQELGKWFTISSLLSITGISLIREWFDIIIPVFEINTIIAAIIAGLLIGIGVTFVLNNGSSLGGIHILGLYIDKKFGLNRGLVLFVCDSVIILFALALVGWERAILSIFCIFIASTIIGRYKKSPIKEMDRDQEESIENSHVS encoded by the coding sequence ATGAATATAACGAAAAAGCTGATTCTTGTTTTAGTTGGTCTAGTTTTAACCTCGTTAGGAATTAAATTATTATCAGATAATAATTTAACCTTTGGCGGAACTGCCGGAATTGCAACTATTTTATCATATCTTACAACCTTCTCTTGGGGTTCACTGTTTTTTATTGTGAATCTGCCCTTCTTCATCATCTCTATTCAAGAACTTGGTAAGTGGTTTACCATTTCAAGCTTATTATCAATTACTGGGATTTCTCTAATTCGCGAATGGTTTGACATCATTATTCCTGTCTTTGAGATAAATACGATTATTGCTGCTATTATTGCTGGTCTTTTAATTGGCATTGGTGTGACATTTGTATTGAATAACGGATCTTCACTAGGTGGAATTCATATACTTGGCTTATATATTGATAAAAAATTCGGGTTAAATAGAGGTTTAGTTCTTTTTGTATGTGACTCTGTTATTATCTTATTTGCACTAGCTTTAGTTGGTTGGGAAAGAGCTATTCTCTCAATCTTTTGTATTTTTATCGCGAGTACGATAATCGGACGTTATAAAAAATCACCTATTAAGGAAATGGATCGTGACCAAGAAGAATCTATTGAAAATAGTCATGTTTCTTAA
- a CDS encoding spore coat protein — translation MQSQMNSVNIGAHELMECHEVLSCMVNGINQFQLLQPHCQDQNLQNILQNQLSFMTNEYNAVVNALQQKANVGSLPTVKSNISATPTYGMNRNSVPESPNASINQLNDKDISSAMLGTHKASAVTKMHAALEFTDSQLRELMIQGSKNCADQAYETWNYMNQRGYYQVPTFDQTTTKTMINSYQPNALYSNQQQTY, via the coding sequence TTGCAAAGCCAAATGAATTCAGTAAATATTGGTGCTCATGAGTTAATGGAATGTCATGAAGTATTAAGCTGTATGGTTAATGGAATTAATCAATTTCAGCTTTTACAACCACATTGTCAAGATCAAAACTTACAGAACATTTTACAAAATCAGCTTTCTTTCATGACGAATGAATACAATGCTGTTGTAAATGCGCTTCAACAAAAAGCAAATGTTGGATCACTTCCGACTGTAAAATCAAACATTAGTGCAACTCCAACTTACGGTATGAACAGAAATAGTGTACCTGAATCACCTAACGCATCGATCAATCAATTAAACGATAAAGATATATCGTCTGCTATGCTTGGAACTCACAAAGCTTCTGCAGTAACGAAAATGCATGCTGCATTAGAATTTACAGATTCTCAACTAAGAGAATTGATGATTCAAGGGTCAAAAAATTGTGCAGATCAAGCATATGAAACATGGAATTACATGAACCAAAGAGGTTATTACCAAGTACCAACATTTGACCAAACAACAACAAAAACAATGATTAACAGCTATCAACCAAATGCACTATATAGTAATCAACAACAAACATATTAA